AAAAGAAAAGGAGACAGAGGATCACCTTACCTCCCAGTGtagggataggggtaaggtctgcgtacacactaccctccccagacccccacTTGTGGGACTTCACTAGGTCTGTCGTTGTTGTTGATCTTTAACATGTGACTGAAACATTCCATGGCCATGATAAAAAGAAAAGCAGACAGAGGATCACCTTGTCTCCACCTCTTTGAGAAGGGAAAATACCTACTGGAGTTCCATTTACCAAGAGAGATTATCTGATAGTGTTGATGCAGTAAAAGAGCCAGCTCCTCCATTTCCTTCTGAACCCCATTTCTTTTAGAACATTGAGGAGAAAATTCCAATTCACATAGTCGTATGCTTTCTCAGTGTCCAATTTGCAAAGAACACCAGGTTTATTTTCCTTCGTTCTTCTGTCTACACTTCTATTAGCAATAATAACTGCATCAATAGTCTGCCTGTTTTTCCAAAAGCCATCCATGGGTTATCTACCAGCTTATGAACCACCAGCTTGAGTCTTTCTGTCAGTACTCTGGCAAGTATCTTGTAACAGCCTCCAATGAGGCTAATAGGGCTGAAATCTCTTAGCTGCACTGCCCCTGGCTTCTTTGGGATTAAAGCAATGTAGGTAGAGTTGAGACTTTTTTCAAATCTCTCCTGTCTGTAAAACAAATTCACAGCATTCACGACATCTTCCTTGGTTATCATCCACATTATTATGACACTCATCTTGTGGATATGTTGGGTTTTAGAGGCccaaaattcattcacaattaaTATTGCTACTCACATACTTTCTTCTTGGTAAGTATCCTCCTGTCACATAACCCGGTAGCACTCTTCCACTTTAGCCATCACTTGATAATTTTGTCTGTTACATCTTTGTCTATCGTGCTATTCTATTGTAAGATTTTAGTCTATTTATTCGAATCATTTGCGTTTTAGGCACTTCAAAATCGTCTAACTTCACCTTagtttcattcttactaatgtgGCTAAACTTATATTGAAAATAATTTTCTTACTTATTTTAAACTCTTGCTTTCTAGAGTGTTTCTCCTAGTTCAAGTGGTTGGTTGATAGTCTATTTGTACGTGTTTAATTTTTGCCTCGCAGAGATGATCCAGAACTAGACAGTATGCTGAAGGAAAGAGTTCGATGGGGTGACCCAATGGCACATTTGGTTAAGGTGATTTTTTATTCTGACCACTTTCTTTTTGCAGGCATCTACTCTATCTGTGCTGGGGTGGATGATTGCCAGTTACTGGATTTTGTGTTTTTCATGATGTGAGTGGTTCCCTTTAGCTCCTTCTGTCTCTCTAAATATGGTTACATTCTTGGATGTTGCAGAAAAAGCAATTAGAACCAAATCTGCCGGATTTTGGGGCTAATGACAAAATGAAGGACTCAGGTTTTATAATCCCTCAGGAAATACCTTCTCACAGTTGGATAAAAAGAGGATTGGATGCGGCACCCAATCGTTATGGTATAAGACCAGGGCGACACTGGGATGGGGTTGACCGAAGTACAGGTATAGGATCTCTCTCATTTCTTCTGTAATAAGATGGTCTTCACTGGTCCTTATTAAAGAAGATGGTCTTAACTGTTGTcagttctattttattttttgaattttttcacTTGATAGATAAAGAGCTGATTTAAGCTACTTATCTTCTTTCCTCTTTGGCGAATATTGGTGACTTCAATGTTGATTCTCTTCTAACAGGATATGAGAAGCAGTTGTTCAAGAGGACCAATGAGAAACAAGCAACTGAAAGGGAAGCATATCTATGGTCTGTGTCCGACATGTGATTTGTTCCAGTATGTTTATGTACAGACAGACAACATGAGCAGTAGGAATTTCCGACTTCCTTGCTGAGTATTTTGATTCCCACAAATTGCCTCCATGACGAGTTTGTTTCGATTTGCGGAAATTTCTTAGCTTTAACATGGTGCCATCAGTTTTGAATAGTAGGAATCTAGTCGTTGACTAATTTGATCGCATGTTGCAGTAACATTTTGTTTTCCAAACACACGCCATTGAGGAATCTTCCTTCCCATACTGTGGATTCTGAGTTGCATCATTTTCGTTGTCTCAACGATTGTCACGGCTGATGATCATGAAGTAAAAAACGTAAAAGATATGCTTGTAATTTTCTGGATGTTGTATAAGATTGTAATGAAGGCAAAACAAAAGACAATAGAAGGATGTAATGCTGGGTTTGTTGTAGAAGGAATTGGAAAGGAAAATTGTAAGTGTGGAAACTTTTGCAATCTATTTATGAAAATGGAATGAGATCCCCGGTCTCCTATTATCTTTCAAGATACCGTTCTAGTATTATTGATTTATTGATATAAACATTTATTATGAAGAATATTTCGCGAGTTAACGAGATGCAAATCTTTCTGTAGAAGAAAGATTAAAGCCTTCTCGTTTAAGATACAAGGTGTAAACGCCTAAATTGTATGCGTAGCAAAAGTTTAATCATGGAAAACAAAAAATAGTTTTACTTGGCTTGCATTTGGATCAAACAGGATTTTGAGTTGCAGTTCAGGTACAGGATTCAAATTGCAAAGAGAACCCTTCtaaatcataccaaacaaaacAGGATTAGTTTTTTTCCCATTGGTAGATGCACGCAATTGTTTATTCTGTGTGCAATACTAATAAGTGCATCTCTTAGTACATGCTATTTATTGCTTTTACTTTTGGATTTTTTCCCACACAATCGAAGCAACAATATCGACAGGTACTTGGCAACAGAGAAATGTTGCAAACTATTCAAGGGAATACGGGCAGCAAGACTTTTATTCTTTCTGTTGTGCAAACTAGACCGAGACTATATTACCGCTATTGAGTGTGGTGAAATGAATGAGATCTCTCCACCTTTAACTAGATGTTTGGAGTTCGAGACCTTGTAATGTAGAAACTCCTATTATAAAGAGCACTTTTCCCTTAAATGGATCCTATGTAATGTGAATCTAAGATTAGTTGGGATAATGAGTTTCGGATACCAAATGATTATTATAAAACAAAAAGTAAGCAGAGGCTATAATTGCAAAGCTTTTCAAGAAGAGACATAATATAAAAGTGGACTCAAAATGAGGCTATTTGTGCAATTCAACCAATAGGCAGGCGAAGCTTCTGGTAGCTTTCCGGGAAGAAGGGGTGCTTTTGAGTTTCAGTTGGCGTGAAACAGCTGTAAGAAGCCTATTGGTTATCTATCGTCACtttttttctttctgtttaagtaattttttttttctggacTAATTAAGTTTTCTCCGCACATATAAATACGGATCTCGTAGCGCGCAATTGTTAATTTATTATTGAATTCACAATGTCATCTCCGGCCGAGTAAGTCACACCCCTCTCCcccctctttctcttcttacgtTTTCCTACATACAAACCGAATTAGTTTTTATTATGTATATTGTGATGCTGAATTACCATTATTTTGTTTATCAAACACTTCAAATTTCAACTGAAGTAAAATTATAGTCCTTGGAAATTGAACACTCTGCTTAAAAGTAGTTAATTGTAGGTGgtataaaaatttctattaaaaaGTGTAATCCTCACCACAGAGCAGCTTTTGCGATTTGCGAAGGTTTAATCATAATAAGTGCCAAGGTTTAATCATAATCAGTGCGAAGGTTTAATAATAATGAATGACACTTTTTGCGTGAAGAATGTGGTAGCACTATGCTGTAAATAAGGAAAAATTTGTCAATCTTAGCATGCTCTCTATATACATTGTTCTGAAAATATTGCATATTTGCCGTGTTTTTCATAATTTTCGCTCTTCCCAATCTTCGTTTAAGTTTAATTAATCTTCATCCTTGACTTCTTTTCAAGAAATTGGTCTAGTAGAGCTACTGATAGGCTTAAGTATAGTATATATAAAAGGAAGAAATAGTTTGGAATTGATACACTTATATTTGGAAAACACTTGATTGGATCAAAGCACTTATTTGGAAACATTTGATGGCGGAGCCACATAGCTCCAAGGTGTGTCAATTGACATTACTTCGTCAGAAAATTACACTGGTTAGATaggtaaaaattattttttatgtatatatactatgtgtTGAATCCCCTTAACTTCTTCATATATTTACTTCTTTGATACCCCTTAAAAGCCCTTAGCTCAGCTACTGACTGCTGATGCAAACTTTGGAATCATTCTCGGTTCTCATTTTATCTCATTTTGGCCAATTCTATCCTATATCGTGGTCCTTTATTTGATGCTTCTCTTTATACTTTTTTTTCTCTCTGACGTTATGTGTTCTACAACAAGTTATTGTTTTCTCATTCCAGATTTTATAAGTCACTTCCACCTATAAGCAAGGCTTATGGGACTGCTTGTCTCTTGCTTACAACTGCATGTCAATTGGGATTATGCCATCCTGTTCATATAGCACTATTATATGAGCCCCTGATCTCTCATTTTCAGGTAAGCATCCTTCTATCAGTTTAATCTGATTTCATATTACTCTGTAGTTAGCATTTTTCACAACACTAATAAGACCATATAGTGTATCTTACAAACTACTGACATGTCTAGATGTGAAACGTGCTCTCCCACCCGAAAAGCGAAGAAGAAAAACGAAAGAGAAAGAGCAGGGTttggggggggggtggggggtgggagGATGCAATCCATCTGCTGTGGTTGGACAATTTTTTTGTTTTACAATAAGACCCAGAGATTATCCCTACCTTTGGTAGCTTATGAGTTTACGCCAATCCCTGGTCAGCTGCAATTTTCCTTCACTTTGGCCTGCGAGAATACCACTGATTAGATGGGCATGGATTTGAACCGTATGTTGATAAAATCAGTACCTTTTACCTAAAGGAGTGTCCTAGTGGTTAATAAAGTGAGATGAAAACCATAGGAGATTTGAGCTCAAATTCCCGCCGACACAAAAAACACTCTAAGCCTTGGTAGGTAGGTTACCCAATGCCTATACTAGTTGGAGATAGCAGGTACTCGGTCGAATGGTGAAGGTGCGTGCTAGTTTCCGTAGACATCCAATAGCTTATGGGAATAATAGGTGTATGTACTAtttgtccacccaatagcttgaGGGACTGATCAAGAAATACATTCTCCATTATTTCTCTCGCGTATTTCTTCATTTCTCAAgttcttttatgttattttcaAAAAGTTAAGTTATTAACTACTTCTCTGGGTTATGCCTAAGACTATTGAATTTTATGTAATTTCGAATAACCATTACTCTGACATGGCATAACAAAGTAAAGTGAGggggatttttatttattaaagagGAAATGAGGCTTGAATTGTTGAGTTGCATGCAGTTGAAAACGACTATTCAATTATGTAATTTCGACTAACCTTTGCTCTGACATGGCACAGCAAAATGTTGCATGCAGTTGAATCTATGCATTGATAACCACTTCTCTTCCCTGTGGCAACCTACTTTATTGAGTAGTTCTGTATCTGCCTTTGTGTCTTCTTTCGTATAAGTTGGATAGATCCAGAACCGTAGGTAGCAGGAGCTTTCATTTCATTTTGAAGCGAGAATACGAAATAGGCTGTGCGTCAAACTGCAATAATTATTTGAAGCTAACGGTGTTAGATATTCATCATTTATCCGTCAAATGAAGAAAAGGATAAAATAGTCTTCTGGAATTCCGAGTATTTCGTCAATGAATTCAAGTTACATCTATAGAAACTATTTGGGGTTAAacttttacttttcttttaataACAGATGCTGATATAAATTAGTTTCATTGGTTTAACCTATGTTTAGCATTCTGTTTGACCTATGTTTGATGATAATGGAGACAACTGggagaaattatttttaaagacCAAACAAAAAGGGAAAAGGTTGATTTTGCACAATATCAGGAATAACTCAAAATGGTTTTTATGATTACAAACAATGTCTCAGAAAATACCCATTTTTTTGTACTTCATGTTGATCAATGCAGCTATTAAAAGTCTTGAGATATTGCAATGTTATTGTCACTTTAATAGAGGTGACATTGTTTATCATGTCGTATTAGATATGTGTTAATTTGCTCTTAGAGGTACTTCTGAATATTTATTAGATTTTAATTTATCAAAGAAGATTTTATGTATGAGATTGGATGTTGCATTTGTTTCAGGTCTGGCGATTGATTACAAATTTCCTCTTTCTGGGAAACTTTTCTATTAATTTTGGAATTCGCCTCTTAATGATGTAAGTACTTATGAGTAGTATAGTAGTATGCTTCGAAATCTAATATGTTTTCAGTCATTTTCCACAGTAGCTATTAAAAGCATggtagggagttcttggagggagggagccgagggtctatcggaaacaacctctctaccccagggtaggggtaaggtctgcgtacacctaccctccccagaccccactagtgggattatactgggttgttgttgttgttgttgttgttgttgttgttagctATTAAAAGCATGGAAGTAGCTGTGGTTATTTATTTAATGACTTATTATGACTGTTGCTTCATGATGTTATAGAGCGAGATATGGGGTGCAACTGGAAAATGGACCATTTCAAAGACGTACTGCAGATTTTCTAtggatgatgatatttggagCTTTCACATTATTGGTATGTCCGATGTTGACAATCATTTGAAGATTGAATATCTAGGACTTTAGCTCCTGTAGTATTTGCCTTTAGTTGTCATCCCATACTTCTGTCCTTTGTTCAATTTTCACTGAAGATTTTGTTTGATGTCTTTGATCTGCACCTACACCCAATCTTTCATCTTTAATACATTCTTTTCCCTCTCGTGCTTAGGTCTTATCCGCAATCCCCTTCTTCAGTTCTCCGTTCTTGGGCATATCGCTGGTTTTCATGCTTCTATATGTCTGGAGTAGAGAATTTCCAGATGCCAATATCAACATTTATGGTCTTGTAACCCTGAAGGTATGGTTCTGCATTTTTTAGTTAGGTAGTATTCAAGTCCCGCTTATCAGGTTTTTTTGGGTTCTTATCTTAATTGTCCATTGGTAATTTCCCTATTTCCAACTTTCAGGCATTCTATTTGCCATGGGCCATGCTctgtttagatgttatttttggttCATCAATCATGCCAGACCTGCTGGGGATCATTGCTGGACATCTGTATTACTTCTTAACCGTATTGCATCCACTTGCCACTGGGAGGAACTTTTTGAAGACGCCAATGTGGGTGTATCCTTTTGATTGCAGTTGATTCTTTTTATATGATACTGTGCTGCTGCTGTTCTGTTATGCCCCTTACTATTCTATATTTATTTGATTTCTACCAAGAGAATCATAGTAAAGAGAGGGGGAAgaggggtgtgtgtgtgtgtgttgggggggggggggggagtgttTGAAAGAGATGCATGTTCCGTCTCTGCATTTAAGTGCATCTTTCGATGTCTAAATTGTGTTCTTGTCTAAAAGTTTCTTTGACTGCTGATTCATAGACATAAACTTGTAACACGGTGGAGGATAGGTGTACCACCAATTAATCGTGCACAACCTGATAGGAGTTCTGGTGTAGCGTTCAGAGGGAGGTCTTATCGCGTGGGTGGATGAAGATGCTGctactaaaaatatttgcttTGGTACAAACTAGTAGATTACATGACTGCAGACATGAAGCTGTCTATGATATGCGCAACAGCAGATGAAAGTACAGCTACCTTCACCCAGCCACCCCTGCCAAAAGAAAATGTTTTGATGTAGATTTTCTTCGTCTAGTGCATAGAAGTTCTGCAAATGGATTACTGATAATAGTACAATATGCCAATTTGTTGATAATTAAAGCTGTGTGATTATTCCTTATTTCCAGTGCTACTCATGGGAAATCCAGATTGTTTATGTTGGCTGCCTTACATCTCTTTAAGGGTTAATTTGCATGACCCTGTGGAACATCTATCCCCTCTTCCTAATTGGAAAATGTCACAAACTTCATTAGGGTGAAtatcatcttttttttttccagcaTTTCTTGAAATGTACTGACGGGCAATGGTAAGCTATTTGGTAAAACTAATAACCAAGATTTGTGATCACTTTGGTTTCAAACAACATGTTCCTTCTATATAATATGCTGGACTTGTGATCACTTTGGTTTCAAACAACATGCTCCTTCTATATAATATGCTGATATCAATGCTAGCTTAGGCGTTTAATAAGACGCTGTGCAACTTGTTGGAAAGGTCGTCTCCAACTCCAAATAAGGTATGGGCATTTGAGAATTTGGGGAACATACTTCCTAGCAACTGAGTCGATGTCAAAAAACCAAGATGGATAATCAAGTCCTTTCAATGAGATATAGCTTATCACCTCTCATTGAAGAATatggaaaaaatattaaattttcttCCAGCAATAGATTTTTTAACTAAATATTGGAGTCTAACAAAAGAATAAAATTTCGAGTTTCTTCCACATATAAACTGAAACGCAATTCTTGAACAACCTTAGGATACAGAAGTTATCTCAATAAGCTAGTAACACTCAATTGGTTTGACAGTAACATCATCAGTAGAAAATACAAGTAGTAGTGGCAAGTTGGTAACCGGTAATGAAACTACACAAACAAACTGCTATATATGCTAAAAAATATAGTAGCAcccttttgtttctttttttggtATAATCATCCGATATTCGATGTTCACTTGTTCGATTAATGTGGATTCGTGCCATAGAAAGCTCACTATAGAGGTTTTAGCGTTCCCTACCAAAGAGAACTTCATTCTCAAAGCTCGATCCCAATGAGCTTATTAAGTAGTGAGAATGGGTGGTAGAAAATCAGATTTGGTACCGAGAACTCGAGCCTTGGTGTCAGGGAAGTATTGTGTTCCAGGTAGTTCAGTGACCTCTCCATTTTCAGTGACATCAATAGGATAAGTAAGCAAGTGGCCAGGCAAATCATGAACCAGGCTCTCACTTGAATACAAATCCCAATATTTATCAGCAACTTGGTTCACTTTTCGGATGCATTCGGGGCTCTCTGGATAAAGAAAACTGTTATCTAACATGCCCAAGTGTTCATACCACAATGCCATTCTGAAACCATGAACCTGACCCCTAGCTGGCTCCTTCACTGATAAATGAAATGGTTGGTAAGCTCCCATTGCTATTTCTGAATCTCTTGCTCCATCCATTGACCTTTGGTTTATGTTTGCTGATCCTATGATAATGTATTCATCATCCACTGCAAAAAAAGAACACACAAAAACAAGAATTGAAAACTTAATATATCTCAATGTTTTCTAGCTTCAACTGCAGTATTATCAaaggcgaaaaacgcaaaaaagtcCGAAGGTCttgttggggctttaagcgcaaagtgcAAAGAACGGCGCAAAGTGCAAAGAATGGCGCAAAtggagaaaaactacaaaatatccaagactaatatctataagcatgaacactaaatatatggacaaagaaattgaagaaaatttacaataaagtgaaatatcaattgctTAGTGTCCCAACTTTCGGATTATTCTCATTAGCAAGGAAAAGTATGCGTTAGAGCCTTGATGACAACACTGAAGCGCCCGCTAAAtgaggcgaagcgctcaacatgtttgagcctcgcttcagggcttaaggCTTAAGCGCACCTTTGATAACACTGTTCAACTGATTAAAGAATTATACTTACCTATCATCATTTTGGCATGCACGTAAATCATGAAACGCCTGGCTTCTTGAGCTCTACTATAGTCTGAACCAGGTTCTGGTGTCTCAGAAGGCTCATATTCTCCTCCCTTCTTTGTTTCCCTATTGCCAAGGCAAAAGAAACTTAAGTATTCCCTTGGATTTGCCACAATTCCCTTTACTTTTAGAGCTTGAATTATGTCAGTGTACATCATTCGCATAGTCCTCCTCTGCCAATCCAGTATTGCTTGTACAGATCCACTCTCAGGAAGTCCTTCTGGCCACATTGGAAGCACAACATAAACTGTAAACCTTTCCCCTGCTTCGATTTTGCTAACTATCTTCAAAGACAGCTCCTTTGGGATCAAATGTAAAGCATTGATTTCTTCATCCTTGATATCATGAGAGTACCACGAAAAGGAGCTACCTAAGAAGTACTGGTTTTCGATGTAGATGAAATGCTTTGCTCGACGAATAGCATTAATATACGCGTCCTGTATGCTTCGATCAATGATATTGTCCTTGCCACTAATAAGGCCAGACTTGGCTGCCTCCTCAGGAGCATTAGGGAAGCCGAAAGCTGCTCCTCCATCAATTGATCGAAAAACTTGAACATTCCATGTGTCATGATCGTCAGGATACAtaacaggtgaaggtggagtaaTAATGTTGTCGATATCCCCTAGCTTTATAAGCAAGTCCTTTCCACCTTGCTTCCTCCACCTCTGTTCAAAATTGTAGAGTACATCCCAAGCAACTGGCCCTTCTAATCGACAATGTATATCGTGCCAAGGCTCTCTTGGTCCCCCTTTTTGTATTGAGGCACCAGTGAAATTTGCTTGGTGAAAATCATCATGGTGTGCAGTGTTCAATGTCCTAAAAAGGGAGTGAAATTGTGTATCATATCTACCATCACAAAGATCAATCCCACCAATATAACTCACAATTCTCCTCTTCTCATTGTCTCCATTAGGCATTTCACTATCCACAATTACAATCTTCTGATGATGAGTAAACATTGTTccaatctctatattctgaataaTGCTCCGTCCATCATCAGGATTTCGAGGACACAACACACAATTGACCTCAGTGTCTCGGAAAAAATTAGCAGTTTCTTCGTCATGAGTAGCCATTAGTCCATCTTGTTTCAACACACCAACCGATGTTCTGTCATCCCAAACCAGCATTAGAACTCTCACACCTTCATTAGCTTTTTTCTTAAGCAACTCCCCGAGCATTATGTCTCCACCTGGTTTAGGCCTCCTTGTGTCCCTTACCAAAGTGATCTCAGTATAAACAGACCATCCTGTTATGTAAATCAAATGCCTTGCATTCGTTATGGCATCGAAAATATCTTCCCAACATCGTTGTGGCTCGTAAAATTTCCCACCAGCAAGAGGGATTTTTGGGATGAAGTTATCAGGAACATGAGAATCTTGGTAAAGGGTGACTTTGCATCCTTGTCTTTGACTAAAAAATGTGTAAGGAACACCAGGAAATCTTGTGACTTTTATCCCTCTATTCCAATTATATTCCCTTGTAACATCAAAAAACTGCAACTTCACATGAATTTTAGAGTGTCCATGCACAGGTTTTCGTTCTGTATCGAGGATTTCAAGCCATTTATCGACTTCTTCTCCATCTAGTAGTTCTTGAACTGGCAAGTAAGCTCTACCAATGAGTTCTGCTCCAATTGGATTGTCAACTTTGACAGTGAAAATAACATCTGCAGCCATATGAGCACAGTAAATGTGGAAAGACTCATACCACCGCGGGTTTTTGTGTTCATCTAACAATCTTGTTCTGCCAACTCTGGCTTTTTGAAGATCAATGGTTGCATATAGTCTTGAGGCTGTCTTGTTGAAGCCAATTGCTCCCTCAATGCCATGCACCACCTACAAAAAATAATAGTTATAATATGGAACTGCTAAGAAGTATACACTTTCTTATTATTGTCTCGTAACATGTCAAACTGTATAATTATAATATGGATTACGGAACTGCTAAGAAGTCTACAATTTCTTGTTACTGTCTCGtaactaggggtgtacatggaccggattggttttggattttatcaaaatcaaaccaaaccaattatatcggtttggattggttcagttttgtcggattttttggatttttttattacgtgaatattatttcaatcttgcaCTATTAAAGTTATAGATACTATTTTGagaagtgaatatatgtttactaaaaaaaaaagaaattaacatatgatctattaaagtgATCTCATGGGAGAATCTTTTTAGTAACACATTAtaatttattttcttagtcgtctaccAATAATATTTGGTGGATGTACGCTTTCAGggttaaccaaatttaataatcaaacataaaaatcaatatgatacctaaataatgatatgttctatgtaattttaaattatcgaaataccacttcaaattcgaaaaagatataagaaatcttgacatatgaatataaaAAAACAAAGAGATGATTGATGCATTTCAATAATACATAGTAAGAAAGTGATACAAtctattatttaaagtaaataaaaataaatgcactttatagttctattaaatTATATCCCATGAGaggatctcaaatatttctagacatcttttaaataaaattctatataaaaaattatatatttatatgtcagtttggttcgagttttttaattgatttggtttgatttttcggTTTGGTGCAGTTTTCCGGTTcagtttgtacacccctactcgTAACATGTCAAATTGTATAATTATAATATGGAACTGCTAAGAAGTCTAAAATTTCTTGTTACTGTCGCGTAACATGTCAAACTGTATAATTATAATATGGAACTGCTAAGAAGTATACAATTTCTTGTTATTGTCTCGTAACATGTCCCAACTATAAAATGTTAAAGAAGTGTCAAAAGATATTTATACTTTAATTATTACTGCTGTATATTAAATGCTTAATATAgttttagatttataaaagttaAGATGGATTTTCTCAAATCTTATGCACGAAAATCTTAAACCTTGTACATAGTACTCCAT
The DNA window shown above is from Nicotiana tomentosiformis chromosome 8, ASM39032v3, whole genome shotgun sequence and carries:
- the LOC104106504 gene encoding derlin-1; protein product: MSSPAEFYKSLPPISKAYGTACLLLTTACQLGLCHPVHIALLYEPLISHFQVWRLITNFLFLGNFSINFGIRLLMIARYGVQLENGPFQRRTADFLWMMIFGAFTLLVLSAIPFFSSPFLGISLVFMLLYVWSREFPDANINIYGLVTLKAFYLPWAMLCLDVIFGSSIMPDLLGIIAGHLYYFLTVLHPLATGRNFLKTPMWVHKLVTRWRIGVPPINRAQPDRSSGVAFRGRSYRVGG
- the LOC104106503 gene encoding phospholipase D alpha 1-like — protein: MAQILLHGTLHATIFEVDKIHTNFGKELFNKVVHGIEGAIGFNKTASRLYATIDLQKARVGRTRLLDEHKNPRWYESFHIYCAHMAADVIFTVKVDNPIGAELIGRAYLPVQELLDGEEVDKWLEILDTERKPVHGHSKIHVKLQFFDVTREYNWNRGIKVTRFPGVPYTFFSQRQGCKVTLYQDSHVPDNFIPKIPLAGGKFYEPQRCWEDIFDAITNARHLIYITGWSVYTEITLVRDTRRPKPGGDIMLGELLKKKANEGVRVLMLVWDDRTSVGVLKQDGLMATHDEETANFFRDTEVNCVLCPRNPDDGRSIIQNIEIGTMFTHHQKIVIVDSEMPNGDNEKRRIVSYIGGIDLCDGRYDTQFHSLFRTLNTAHHDDFHQANFTGASIQKGGPREPWHDIHCRLEGPVAWDVLYNFEQRWRKQGGKDLLIKLGDIDNIITPPSPVMYPDDHDTWNVQVFRSIDGGAAFGFPNAPEEAAKSGLISGKDNIIDRSIQDAYINAIRRAKHFIYIENQYFLGSSFSWYSHDIKDEEINALHLIPKELSLKIVSKIEAGERFTVYVVLPMWPEGLPESGSVQAILDWQRRTMRMMYTDIIQALKVKGIVANPREYLSFFCLGNRETKKGGEYEPSETPEPGSDYSRAQEARRFMIYVHAKMMIVDDEYIIIGSANINQRSMDGARDSEIAMGAYQPFHLSVKEPARGQVHGFRMALWYEHLGMLDNSFLYPESPECIRKVNQVADKYWDLYSSESLVHDLPGHLLTYPIDVTENGEVTELPGTQYFPDTKARVLGTKSDFLPPILTT